The following coding sequences are from one Lujinxingia vulgaris window:
- a CDS encoding 4Fe-4S dicluster domain-containing protein, translating to MAFIIAEPCVGYCDTSCVEVCPVDCIHGPMPVEEIQELKAAGEEAQLAKIQLYIDPDICIDCGACEPECPVEAIFEEDELPSKWADFAEKNAEFFQG from the coding sequence ATGGCGTTCATTATCGCCGAACCTTGCGTCGGCTACTGCGACACCTCGTGTGTGGAGGTTTGCCCGGTGGATTGCATCCACGGGCCGATGCCGGTCGAAGAGATCCAGGAGTTGAAGGCCGCGGGTGAGGAAGCCCAGCTGGCCAAGATCCAGCTCTACATCGATCCGGATATCTGCATTGATTGCGGCGCCTGTGAGCCGGAGTGCCCGGTCGAGGCGATCTTTGAAGAAGACGAGCTTCCCTCGAAGTGGGCAGACTTCGCGGAGAAGAACGCCGAGTTCTTCCAGGGCTGA